A region of the Drosophila subpulchrella strain 33 F10 #4 breed RU33 chromosome 3L, RU_Dsub_v1.1 Primary Assembly, whole genome shotgun sequence genome:
GACAGTTTCGGATGTCTAAAGATATCTTTTGGCCGTTTGTTTTGGCCATGTTTCGCCGCATATTTGACAGATTTCGCAACAAGGTTGAATGACCTCCCCACTTGACTTGGCCTGACCTCTGCTCAAGGGTCTAGATAGACAGATAAGCCCTGCGAAGAGCACGAGCTCCCACTTGGGGGCCACAAAACGAAGCTGGCTGACTTTTACAGCCATTTACAACCAATGCAAGGTAGCCAAAGGTATTGGTATTCATATATTACGTTATCTAACCAAAGCGTCACAACAGCAAAATCACAAACATGGCACTCAATACCATCGATAAGATATAGAATAACAACATCGAGCGGTATTATAGCTCAATGAatgaatacaatttttttagaGAACGCAATATCTGCGTGCGGCATACTCAATATTTTGGCAACACAGCCGAGTAAAGAACCTTCACCCAGTGtagaccaaaaaaaaaaaaacgaaaaatgtTGGCACACATTTGGtagtattttgttttttttgttcactatttctatatttttagtTGTAGGTGCTTGGTGTTTGTCATGCCAAATGTTTGCTCTTATCGCATACATAGTTTTCACTATTTTTTGCCCCAAAACCACTGCGAACTGGTTCGCCGATTTATCGCaagatatatatacatacatgttATATATGTGCTCGTCTCGCTATTATCATTTATTTCGGTTGCGTGAGCAAAAAGCATGACACGGCTAAAATCAAACCGAAACATTTACAAACCGATCCGACATTGGGAACAATTACAGGGCACGGGAATTGCCGAAAAATAGCTCGATTGCAtcatttcaattgaaatatCTTAGGTGTGTACATGCGTTTACCTTTTCTTTTACTTTTGCACGATCGATAGTTTGTTGAACTGTTTATTTATCCTCTTTGAGTAGACAAGTCTTCAAAAGGTAAAAAAAACACTTAAATATCACATGATAAAAATCTGTATTGATTATTTTATTAGATCTCTAATAACACTTTTTTTACTCttcattataatatatattaatttccCAGAGCTTCTGAAAACTCTAATTAGTTTAACAAATGATACAATGTATTTGtcttaaaaacacaaattgtCAATTTGTTCAGATATAAAATGGTTTCTGAGCACTTTGCTATATTTAATCCTAGCCAATTATCATCTGCCTGCCAAACGTGACAGATCTCTAAAAACCAAATTAAAACCTTGAATATCAAAAATCTCGCTAATGCAAAATATTCAGAGAAGTAATGCCGCATTGTTTGTATGTCATGCTAGATGAAAACAAAGAATCTTGTTAATGGCATGTGAGCGTGAGAATAGCCAGCAAAATGCTGTTGCTGCAACTACACAGCTGGCCTAAAATTCAAACTCTTTATATTTCGTACACCCATCTGGTTTTCTCTTAAACTCTCCGGTTTCCTATTCAGCAGCATCCCCACATGTTGAGAGCAACTATATATGTAATCAAAACCCACCCGGTCGAGCCCCTCAGCCACAAATGAAAACCACGTGTTTGTACTGCGTTGCTGaggatttatttttatatgtaGATACTCTTAGCAGACATAATGCCATTTCAAAAGAACCTTCTAAAGAGCTTGGGACATTTTTGATAATTTCATATATTTATCGTTGGGCCTGACTCATAATAATAGGAAATTGCAGCGGAAGCAGTTTAAGGAGTGTGTAATCATGGGGACCCCAACCCTTAAAACATTATCCGATAATGCCGTCACTTCTCCACCCCCACGATATTTGAGTGCGTTCTGCGTAAGTATAACGCGATACTCTCATTCTTGGCTAAATCTGTTTATATTTAGACTCAAGTTCATCACAGCGTCGTGCTGCAAAGCTTTTCTAAGATTTCATCAGCCAAAaagtttttgggtttttttttgtactcgTGGAATGCATTTGCCGCATGAGTTTTTGGAATGGGAAAGTTGACTCTCCTTATCTAGTGGTCAACAAAAAGGTTTCTGATTTCCCCCCTTTTGAGCGTTACGTATGCATGTTTATTTTGGGTGCCTCATATAGAAATGAATAGCGAATTCAGCAATCGCCGTACATTtagtaattattttttgtggtAGGGTTTTCTGCGGAACTTTAGAGATAGTAGAACATGATTCGTGGAAGCAAACAAGGTTATGACACTCAACACGTCTGCAAAGAGGGCTGATAAAAGTTCTGGAAACATACATAGAGGAGTGGTAAGGGTAGTACATCTTTTTCTCTAAATCATTGTAGAGTctaattgatttttgaatGTTTTAGTTGTTTTCccctttctaaatttttaagtctcaaaaaatatttaagcagCTGTCTTCTGACGTTTTAATGAGCTCAGAGATCACTATACGTCATCAGAACGAGGTTTACACTCCATATGCATATGAACAACAAGCCCGTGGCATTTCAATGAGAAACTGCTGATCAAATAGAGCTCCCAATGGGCTTCTACAAATTCTCCTTATCAAAAGGGAGACACgagttataaaataaaaccccaGTATCTGTCCGTCGTAAGCGGTTTGTCTGTTTCGTGTTATCTACAGAAGCTCTGGAAAGCAAATGCAATTTGGCTGTTTGAGgtgtttaaaataattaacagCATTTGGAGAGTTTGCATGCGGTCGTTGCATAATGCCAAACCTGATAACAACCCACGCACACCGCCATAAAGGTCACATTATCGTTTTAGAGTCTCTATGAATATTTGGTTTTTATCGATTTTTTTGGTAATTATTTTCTGCCTGCAAAGCGGTACGTTTTATTGGAAAGTCTTAATTGAACGTCGATTTGTGACTGCCGTTCAATGGTCCAATCGATTTGGAGGGAACTTGGAAACCTGATAAAGAAGCGACCTTCTCAGGTGTTACGGAAATTAGTTGCATCTAAAAATAAATCAGTTTCTGTCCGGTCAGCGGAGGCAAGAATGGCAGGCGGTCAAGTGTAATGTCTGGTGGCAAATTGCGCAGATGGCAAATGTGGAAAAAAGACCGGAGGCGATTGACAGCAAAATACCAGTAAACAACCTGTCAATGCGGGATAAGAATAGGGCAGAGACCTCAAGCTTAATGCCCTTATATTATATTACCGGAACAATATTACATTTAGCAGAACTTTCACTAATTATTACAAAGTATTGATTATAAAGTGATTTTGTTATTCAGtcttttatatgtttataataAGTTGGCTTAGTTAACCTTGTTCTTCACATAACTATACTCGACTTTCAATTTCTCTCTGTAACAATCAGGAACCCGCAGAATTCCCATTGTTCCACTGAAAATTCTTTTGTTATAACCCAAagctaaatttaaaattcctaATCCCAAAATCGCATGTGTGTAAAATAGATTTATTCTTAGAATATGTCAAATGTCTCGAAGGCCGCCCACGCAATCAACAGTTGCACCCActctctttctttcttttttgtaGCTTTCTCTCTTCCTCTGGTTGGTACTGCCATTTCACCCACTTGCTTTCCTTGGACTCCAGTCTCTGACGTCACAGTTTTACTGCGTCTTTGACTTTTGCTTGTAAATGTCTGTTATGTTAATTACCAACAACGACAATAGCACCAAAATCAATAACACAACTACAGAATGGGCGCGTAAAAAAGGGAAATGGTTACATCGTAAAGATATGGCCAAAACAGGCACACCTCAGCACCGAAAGAAAGTCATTTAAATGCTGAAAAACTATCATAAGTCTTCAAGAATTAAGTCCTAATATGTGTATAATGGGAAATTGTGtgttttactttttaataatCCCTATGTTACCAAGAATCCGAGGGATATAGGGAATTTTAGAAGTGGTATGGATATGATTTGTGTCATATGTAAccgtttttcaatttttaaggggtaataaaatttttaagttagAACCAATAGTTCTCAAGTGATAGAAATTTAAAGTCTTTAAAATATCTAGAAATTTAGTAATATCTATATTGATACCAAATGattgatttatattttttcccgTGTACCCATCCCATTTTGGCCTGATTTCCCTTTGGCCATGTCCTTGATGAGTCAGTTTGGATCGGTCTGAAAGTGGGTGGGTGCACTAGTTCGTGTGGGTGAGGTAATTGCATTGACGTGTGCAGATAGCTTTGATAGTAAACcctcttttttttgtgttgaTGTGCTTTTCTACCACTTTTTTGGTCCGCTGGCATTGGAGGGAACTTTCCCTTGGTTAAGTGCTCAATTACAGCTAAATTACGTATTGCAGTTTAGCGAGAAACGTGGAACATCAGCAAGTCAAATGGGGAAACCTATTCGCAGCCATTGAACTATCGCATACACAAACAACAAACACCAAAAACTGCAGTGGAAAGCGCGGGCTCTCgggaaaatgaaaatgctAATATTCCATTCATGTGttagaaaaagaaaaaaaaagaattctTCAAAAAGAACCGAAAAATTAATTGGtacaaaattgaaattgaagaaAGAGGGAACGCAAATAACGGGACAGGTGCAACGTGGTCATTTTAATGTTGACGACGCAAATGCACGCGTGTCTCTTTTTTTTGACTGTCGAAATTGTTGGGCTTTATGAAAAGGTTTCCGTTTTAATTGTGGTTATAATTGTCACTGTGGTTATTTCTGGTCCGATTTTTTCTCGGTTTCGGGGCTCTCACCTACACTacactcttttttttttgacaatgTCAATTAATTATACACTTTTTCGTGGCTTCCATTAGAATGTTTTTCGAATACATAACACATGTGTGCTAGACAGTTGCACTCTGCCTCTGCTATTTTCAGACAAACCCAATTTTTGGCCATGTGCTTCTCTATCTCTTTCCGTTTCCCTTCCCTTCACGCCAACTGTACATGTAGCTTAGAATTTCTGGTTTTTCGAAAACGCTTACGTATTTCTACCTTTTCTGGATTGCTGGCGATACACGAAATGCCGCGTAAATCAAAGAGTTTATCTCCCGGTCGATCGCCCTTGGTGTTTTTGGCAAATAATCGTTTGAATAATGCCAACAGTTCAACGTAGCGCTGCTGGCTACCAAAAATCGGACTACCTCCCACGAGAACCGGGTGGACTGCGCGAATTTTAAAGAGTAACTGTGAAGAGCGCTCGGCGGCGGGCTGTTTAAATACTCGGCGAGAACCGTTGCGAGAGCGCGCCAAACCAAAAACGCAGCCGGCTTCGTATAGGTCTGTCAAtctatctttttttttttttatgaatggTTTAATTTCAgaattcatatcttaatttactAGCTAATAGACTAAAAACTACAAattcaaaaatcaattaacttacaattaaaattattaagtttttaataacatttttaaaaaggtCTTAGGTTTGAAATAAGTTTTAAGTACCaataaatagttttgaaaatttCCAAAAGTTGATTTGACTTTTTCCCGCTAAAAACACTAATGCTTGGTTGAAGAGAAGAGAGGGGAACCAAAGAGAGCGAGAGGGCGCCAAGCCGGCAAAAGAGAAGGAGAGGAGCCAAAAGTCAGGAGGCACAAAACAAAGGACGACAAAAAGGATGCGCTGAATTTAAGGAGAGCAAGCGAAACGAGAGATGAATAGTAAGACACGAAGAGAGGGGGAGGCAGTGAGCAACTCCTAAAGGGCAAGGGCCTTCTCCATACTTTTGGATGACGAAATCTAAGTCAAGCTTTGCATAAGCGTGGCCAGTTCTATAGTTCCATATTCTCCGGAAACACGAAACTTTAAAATTGGAGTGAGGGTAGAGCGGTGATATCCTTTGCaaagaaatttataaacagCATTTCATCAGCAATTAGGTGGGAACCATTTCTGTTCTGGGAACCGAACCAATTGATATGATATTCGTAAATATTTATCCAAGCTTTTGCTCTCTTACGATGTTTAGTAATAATTTTCTCCCGCTCATGAGTACGTCATTGTTCTACTACTTTCTATTGATGAAATTCACTTTAGTATGGAACCGGTTTGTTTTCGCAAGTCATGTATCAATTAATTGCGATATGCGAATGAACTGATTACGTAGAGCTATCAAATAgacaaaaaaatacatatgtgtatgtacatataaacAATATAACATGAAACACCTTGATATAACAATATGGGAATGGTTTGCTAGGATATCCGTACTTGAGTCCTCATTACATTTATAAGATTAGTTACGACATTAGCAAGGAATATACTGAATTCAATCTTTATAGTGGTAAACCACGAATAAAAGTATACAAATTatgtatataataataatataattataaattattgaaAGATAATTTCATCTTCGAAAAATTGGATACTATgcctttactttttttttattacattttgaTTTTATACATAAACCCTTTATAAGTCATTCTCGAAACTCGTTTTAAAAACGTTATCAAActgtaaaaaacaaaaatgtgtatttctGCTTTATCTTTTAAAATAGTAATTTTTTCACAAATATGTTTTGCAAGACCCAGTTTTTAAATACTCACTTCTTTGAATTATATGCTATAATCTCGTTATAATCGGAATCATATATTTTAGGAAGGTTAATTTCTGGgaaatttcttaattttttggaCAAGCACTAGGAGAGTAATAAAAACAGATGGCCGAGCAGTTCatacttatatttaataaaaaaaatgtggtAATAATGCTCGCGTGCCCAATGGGGGCTATAAATACTAGATAACGTGACCAAACCAATAGATAAGCGTGAATTTGAAATAATCTTaattaaaataagttttgttTACCATTTCCTGTGAAATAAGACTAAGTTTAGTTGTTTGATTTAGATGgcaaatatttcaataaataccGACAAGGCACCTTTTTATGTACCATAATAAAATAATGCACGCTTATCATTTGAGTTCTTGGTCGTTTGcgagtaaaaataaaaccctTAATATGAAACTCTTCATATAAGAAGAACAAACCCCCAATGACTAAAACAcatttgttaaaatgtaaaattttattccaaaaatcttttatttgttACAGTACAATAATTTGTATTCGCATAAATCATATGAAACCGCTAAAATTTCGTTTTGATTTTCTGCAAATCATTATTCGCGTATTCCGATAAAAACCTATGAGATTTGAAATCTACAAATGTTAAGTGGTCAGGCTAACATGAATATAATTTGAGCTTGAACTTCAAATAAAATGGAGATTGCACTGGGTATTCTTACAATTGattaaagtattttatttgtGACTGATTCGATTCGATCTGATAGATGTGGATATTACAAGGGGGTCTGGTCTGACTGTGTCTGTAGTTTCTATGCGTTGGCCAGTTTTGAACCGCCATTCAGTTACTATTGAGTTGAGTTTGAGCTATGGTTAGGTTAGCTGTAGATTCATCTGAGTTCGATTAAGTTGAGTGATTGAGTGTAGTTTGGTGTCTTTTAAGTGGCCTCTTCAGTTGCGGAGTGCATGCGGTTCTCATCCTTTTAAAAATCTCCTGTCAATGGACGTATTGTCTTAGAGTCtatcaaaataaatggcaGTAAATTACACATAATGGTATATCAAAGTAGCAGTCATATAACTCGTTCAGGTGGTCTACACGTATCCCAATTTTAAGTCTGCCTCCATACACGCGCTATGCATCCGAATTTTGTTTAGCGATACCATCTATTTGAAGCCCAGCGCCCTATGGCTTCAAATAAATGAACCGTCAGTGTTCCTCTGGCGGTGTACGGAATTCGGAGATCCAGTCGGTGACACGCAGCCGAAAGATCTCCGTTTTGGTCAGGATCCAATCACGATACTGATGTGGTATATACTCCACCAGCTTGTCTGCGATGTCGGGATTCTTGAACATGATCATGTAGATGATCAGCAAATTGATGACAAAGAGGACGAGAAAGGTAACCAGTGAGGATAGGGCGGCCCTTGAGAGTAGATTCAACCATGTGCCGCCATTCGAGTTCTTTTTCTTTTGATTGTTCTTCAGACTTGACTTGGATCCCGATCCAGTTCCTCCACTTCCTGATGGTCCACCGGCATTCACTGGTTTGATTGTCAGCTCGCTGTCTCCTCCCCCAGCGAGTTTTTTGGCTTTCGCTTTCTTGTTATTGGGCTTAGTGGACTTTTTTCCGCCAGTTGCTCCGCCATTTGCTTGAGCAGAGTTGGCAGAATTGGAGTCCCCGGCTCCGGCCATTTTCAGGGTCTCCTGGGCGGCCAAACATTCACGTTCAATGAATTCCGGCTTGTAGTTGGCGCAAATGCTGACCTGGATAATGAGGAAAAcgggaaaataaaataagttagATGGGAAAAACGGGCGCAAAGCTGTGCCACTCGAGGGCCACTCGAGTCGACAAGCACTTACAGTATTCTTGGCCGCCTGCTGGCAGTCCTTTTGCGTGGAGCAGCAGCCCACAATCTTCTGCCAGGCGGGCGTCAGGGGGTTCCCCTTCAGATCCAAGTAGCGCAAGCGACGCAGCTGACCGAAGCTGATGGGCAGGTGCTCCAGGCAGTTGTTGTACAGGTCCAAGTGGCGCAGCTGCTCCAGCTGGCCAAAGTCCTCGGGCAGGAATGTTATTTGATTCTTGCTCAGATCCAGTCGCACCAGACGTGTGAGAATCGAAAAGTTTTTCTAAACCAGCAGGGGGTGCCCAAAAAAGTGACATTTAGATGGTGTGCTAGATAAGACTTGGAGGAGCTACTTACTCCCAGGTTGACCAGGCGATTGCTGGAGAGATCCAAAACAGTGACGCGCTTGAACGAAGCCTGCAAAGCACAAGGACAAACTGAATTGAGAACCAGTGGCAAAACATG
Encoded here:
- the LOC119555016 gene encoding leucine-rich repeat-containing protein 59; this translates as MPKPGDKAKVKVNVKERVVDESCDLSLSELSEIPVREIASFKRVTVLDLSSNRLVNLGKNFSILTRLVRLDLSKNQITFLPEDFGQLEQLRHLDLYNNCLEHLPISFGQLRRLRYLDLKGNPLTPAWQKIVGCCSTQKDCQQAAKNTVSICANYKPEFIERECLAAQETLKMAGAGDSNSANSAQANGGATGGKKSTKPNNKKAKAKKLAGGGDSELTIKPVNAGGPSGSGGTGSGSKSSLKNNQKKKNSNGGTWLNLLSRAALSSLVTFLVLFVINLLIIYMIMFKNPDIADKLVEYIPHQYRDWILTKTEIFRLRVTDWISEFRTPPEEH